GTATCGGCGGCGTCCTGGAACCCCTGCAGGCGGCACCCACCATCATCGAGGACAACTGCTTCATCGGCGCCCGCTCCGAAGTTGTGGAAGGCGTGATCGTGGAAAAAGGCTCGGTGATCTCCATGGGAGTGTACATTGGCCAGTCCACCCGCATCTATGACCGTGAAAATGATGAAATCCTCTATGGCCGGGTACCCGCCGGCTCCGTGGTAGTCTCCGGCAACCTTCCCTCCAAGGATGGCAAGTACAGCCTGTATTGCGCCGTTATCGTCAAGCGCGTGGACGAAAAGACCCTGGGAAAGGTCGGTATCAACGAGTTGTTGCGGGATATCTGATGATCCAGCTGTACGGCATTCCCAACTGCGATACCATGCGAAAAGCCCGCAAGTGGTTGCAGGATCACGGCATCGAGTACCAGTTTCACGACTACAAGAAACTGGGTATCGATGAACCCCGCCTGCGGGAATGGATGGCAAAGGTGGGTTGGGAAACCCTGCTCAACCGGCGCGGCATGATGTGGCGCAAGCTCTCCCAGGAGCAACGCGACACCATCGACGAAGCCAGCGCCCTGCAACTGATGACCGGGATCCCTTCCATCATCAAGCGACCGGTGCTGGTGACGGAGGATGGACATATCGAGGTCGGCTTTTCCGAAGACAGATACAAGGAGCTGTTTCAACAATGAAAAAAATCTTCCCCCTGGCTGTTCTGCTGACAGCCCTGTCCACTGCCTGCCTGGCGGCGGACGACACTGAGAAATGGTATGAATACGATCACCTGTATTTCCATGCCGGCACCTATATCCATTACTCTTCCAGCAAAGACCATGACGGTCCCAATCTGTTCGGCGCCCTGGAAGCCCAGAAATCCAACGACTGGCTCTACGGACTGGCCCTTTTCGACAACTCCTTCGGCCAGTTTTCCCAGTATCTGTATGGCGGCAAGACCTGGCATTTCCCCGATGACTGGGAGAACTTCCACTTCAAGCTTACCGCTGGTGTCATCCATGGCTACAAAGAACCCTGGGACGACAAAATTCCCTTCAACAGCTCCAACGGCTGGGCTCCTGGCGTGATTCCCAGTCTCGGTTACAAAAAGAACGGTTTTGGCGGGGATATCATCTTCCTGGGCAATTCCGCCCTGCTGTTCACGGTTGGCATGGACTTCTGATGTCGGCAACCCTGGAGCTGGCCATGGCACTGATCAGCCGCCCTTCCGTAACCCCGGAAGACGCCGGCTGCCAGGCCCTGATGATGGATCGCCTGAGCGCCCTGGGCTTCGATCCTGAACCCCTGAACTTTGGCGACACGCAAAATTTCTGGGCCCGGCGGGGCCGCCAGGGTCCGGTCTTCTGTTTCGCCGGGCACACGGACGTGGTACCCCCAGGGCCGGAAGACGCCTGGCACTCTCCCCCTTTCGAACCCAGCATCCGCGACGGCCAGCTCTATGGCCGGGGCGCGGCGGACATGAAAGGCTCCCTGGCAGCCATGATTACGGCCACCGAAGCCTTCGTGAGCAAACACCCGGATCACAAGGGTTCCATCGCCTATCTCATCACCAGCGACGAGGAAGGCCCCGCCACCCATGGCACGGTAAAGGTGGTGGAAACCCTGGAGCAGCGGGGCGAAAAAATGGATTGGTGCCTGGTGGGCGAGCCCTCATCCACCCAGCGGCTTGCCGATGTGGTCAAGAATGGCCGCCGGGGTTCCCATGGCTGCCGCCTGCGGGTGAAAGGCATCCAGGGCCACGTGGCCTATCCCCACCTGGCCAGGAATCCCGTCCATGAAGCCCTGCCCGCCCTGGCGGAACTGGTGGCCGAGGAATGGGATCAGGGCAATGAATTCTTCCCTCCGACCACTTTCCAGATCTCCAACATCCATGCCGGCACCGGCGCCACCAATGTGATTCCCGGTACTTTGGAGGTGCTGTTCAACTTCCGGTTCTCCACGGAAACCACCCACCAGGCACTGGAGCAGCGCGTGGAGGAAATCCTGAACAGGCACGACCTGGACTATGACATCGAATGGACCTTGTCCGGCCCCCCCTTCCTCACCCCCGGCGGCGCACTCCTGGATGCCGCCCGGCAGGCGATCCGGGACATCATGGGCTATGCCACGGAACTGTCCACCTCCGGCGGCACTTCCGACGGGCGCTTCATCGCCCCCACCGGCGCCCAGGTCCTGGAACTCGGCCCCCTCAACGCCACCATTCACAAGGTCAACGAATGCGTGGGCGTGGAAGACCTGGAGCATCTGTCGCGCATCTATGAAAGGCTGCTGGAATTGCTGCTCACCTGATCTTTCTCCTGCCGCTATTCTTCAGGCCGAACCAGGCCACGGAGACATTCCAGGTTTTTTGAAAATGTATGAGAGATCCATTAGGATTTACTCAGTTATTACGGATAACGACAAGGAGAAAAATATGCGCATTCAGCCATTGTCCCTGCTCGCCACGTCCGCCCTGGCGCTGCTGCTCTGGGGTGGCCTGGCCCAGGCCGCCCTCCATGACCGGGGCAACGGCCTCATCTATGACGATGTTCTGAATGTCACCTGGCTGCAGGACGCCAATCTGGCGGCCACTGAAACCTTTGGCGTGTCTGGTATCGATCCTGATGGCCGCTTCCCTTCCTGCGATCTGGGCCGGATCTGGATCGATGCCATGAATGCCGCTCATTACAAGGGTATCAATGATTGGCAATTGCCGGACGTGAGTCCTGTGGATGGCTCGACATCGTACAATCACCAGCTGAGCTACGACGGTTCCACTGACTCTGGTTTCAATATCAGCGCGGCAGGCTCCGCTTATCCCGGCAGCCAGGCCAGCCATCTGGCGCATCTGCATTATCAGACCCTGGGTAATCAGGGTTGGTATGATGTCAACGGAAACCGCAATACCTCGGCTTGCCCCGACGACGCCAACGGCTGCTTGCGCAATACCGGCCCTCTTATCAATATGCAACCAGGGTTTTATCTGTCCAGCTTCTGCGAGCAGCCCCTTGGTGGCGTGCCTGCTCCGGTAAGCCTCACAATGGTATTCAGTTTCCGGTCGGGTCAACAAGCTGAAGGCGATGTGCCCCCTGCCGCGGGACAAAATTTCTACCTGTTGCCCTATCACCCGGGCGATGTGGCGGATCTGAGCGGAGCGAAGGGCGTGCCCACACTGTCTTTCCGGGTACTGATAATTCTGAACGGATTATTGCTGATGCTGGGTGCTTACCGTCTGCGCAATAGCAGCAACTGTTGAAAAACACCGTTTTTCGACAGCCTGAAGAAAAGACAAAATCGTGTTTGTCTTTCCGAGCTGAAAAAGACCACGGAAGGGCTTTTTCAACATCCTGACAGACTCTCCCGGTCTGCCCTCCGCTAACCCGGCGGCCAGCTCATGGGGCGCCCCCCCAATACATGCAGATGGATATGGTATACCGTCTGCCCGGCTCCAGCATTGCAGTTGAATACGGTACGGTAACCGGCATCGGCAATGCCTTCCTGCTCCGCCACAGCCTTCGCCGCCAGGTGCATTTTGCCGATAAGCTCAGCGTCTTCCGCCTGCATATCGTTCAGGGTGGCAATGTGACGTCTGGGAATCACCAGTGCATGGGTAGGCGCCTGGGGATTGAGATCCCGGAACACCAGAAGATCGTCGTTTTCATGGATGATTTCCGCGGGAATATCCCCGGAAACTATTTTGCAGAATATACAGTTACTCATTGCTTTTCCTCTCCTCAGTTCCCCACCCGGCGCCGACCGAGGAAGGCATGGGCCAGGGTGCCACCGTCCACATATTCCAGCTCACCCCCCAGGGGTACTCCATGGGCAATGCGGGTGGCGGAAATCCCCGCTTCTGCGGCCATGTCTCCAATATACTGGGCCGTGGCCTCGCCTTCCACCGTGGGATTGGTGGCCAGAATCAGTTCTTCCACACGGCCTTCTGCGAGGATAGACGCCAACTGGGGCAAGCCGATTTCCGCAGGTCCAATGCCATCCAGGGGCGAGAGCCGCCCACCCAGAACGAAATAGCGTCCACGGTAATCCGTGGCCTGTTCGATGGCAAACACATCCGCCGGGGTTTCCACGATGCACAACTGGGCATCATTGCGCTGCTCACTGGCGCACAGGCGGCACAGCTCGTCTTCACTGAGGGTGCGGCAGCGTTTGCAATGGCCAATATGCGCCACGGCCTGCTCCAGTATTCCAGCCAGTCGCCGCCCGCCTTCCCGGTCTCTTTCCAGGATATGAAAAGCCATGCGCTGGGCGGTTTTGGGGCCTACGCCGGGCAGACAGCAAAAGCTGTCCATGAGCTGCTGCAGCAGGCTGCTTTGGCTCATCAGAAGGGCAGCTTCATTCCCGGGGGAAGGTTGAGGCCGGAGGTGAGTCCGCTCATCTGATCCTTGGTTTTTTCCTCGATGCGGTGTACGGCATCATTACAGGCGGCCGCCACCAGATCCTCAAGCATTTCCTTGTCCTCACCCATGAGAGAATCATCGATCTCCACCCGGCGCACCTCGTGTTTGCCGTTCATGGTGACTTTCACCAAACCACCACCGGATTCACCGGTGATCTCCGCCCTGGCCAGTTCTTCCTGGGCCTTCTGCATATCGGCCTGGATCTTCTGGGCCTGCTTCATGAGGTTGCCTAAACCACCTTTCATAATTTCTCCTGATCGTTCATTCTTTGTTCAGTTTGACGCTGTCCACCAGCAGTTCCCCATGGAATCCCTCTTCCAGGGCCTTGACCATGGGATCATTCTGCATGGCATCCACCGCCATAGCCTGGTCTTCGCGCTGTTTGCGCTCGGCTGCCTGGGCGGGAGTCTCCTCACCCCGGTCTTCGAGTTCGATACGCATTTTCAGAGGTCTGCCCAGGTAGCTTTCCAGGGCGGCCTGCAGTTTCTTCTCTGCCATGGAACCTGCCAGAGCCGCTCCCCCGGAACTCAGGGCCAGCACCAGTTCATCATTCTTCCAAGATTTTACCGTGCAATGGGCAGCCAGTTGGGAAGACAACCCCCCAAGGCCCAACCGGGGCAATACCTGGTGCCAGTTCTGGAGATCGATTTCCGCCTGGGGTGCTGCTTCCGGCCTTGAAGGTGCAGACTGGTTTTGCGTCGGAGCAGGCTGGGGCGCTGGACGCGGCGGCGCAGGACTTTTACCGGGCGCTTCAACGGCAGGTTCGGGCACGCTACCCCGGGTTTCCGAAGATGGCGCCCCGGGCCGAAAGGCCAGCATGCGCAGCAGGATCATCTCAAAGCCACTGCGCGGATCCGGAGCCAATGGCAGGTCGCGCTGTCCCCGCAGGGCAATCTCATAGAACAGTTGCACATCTTCCGCCGGGAGTAATTGGGCAAGGGCTTGTATGGGTTGCAGATCGCCCCAGGCCGCATCTGCGGCTTCCGGCGCCACCTGGTACAGGGCCACCCGATGCAACAGCAACAGCATATCCTTGAGCAGGGCGGAAAAATCCGGACTCTGTTGAGCGGCCTGATCGATATCCTGAAGCAGTCCCCGGGCATCATTGTCCGCTACCCGGCGCAGCATTCCCGGCAGGCGATCCTGAGCCACCACGCCCAGCATGGCCTTGACTTCTTCTTCACGCACCTGGCCACCGCCAAAGGCAATGGCCTGGTCGAGAATACTCAGGCCATCGCGCATGCTGCCATCTGCCACCCGGGCAAGAAGATCCAGGGCCGCCGGTTCCCATGCGACGCCTTCAGCGCCCAACACATGCTCGAACTGGCCGCGGATCTGTTCCAGGGGCAGGCGTTTGAGGTTCATCTGCAGGCACCGGGACAGGACCGTCACGGGAACCTTCTGCGGGTCCGTGGTGGCAAGAAGGAACTTCACATGAGGCGGGGGTTCTTCCAGGGTCTTGAGCAGCGCATTGAAGCTGGAGTTGGAGAACATGTGCACCTCATCGATGAGATACACCTTGTAACGACCGCGTATGGGGGCAAAGGGCACATTCTCCAGAAGCTCCAGAGTCTGATCCACCTTGGTGCGGGACGCCGCATCCACTTCCAGGAGATCGGCAAAACGTCCCTCGTCCACTTCCCGGCAGATACTGCATTCACCACAGGGCGTAGAACTTATGCCCTGTTCACAGTTCAGGGATTTGGCGAGTATCCGCGCCAGGGTGGTCTTGCCCACGCCCCGGGTACCGGTGAACAAATAGGCATGATGCAGACGATCATTGTCCAGGGCGTTACTCAGGGCACGAACCACATGCTCCTGTCCGACCATTTCATCGAAGCTGCGGGGACGCCATTTTCGTGCTAGTACCTGATAGGACATGGAATCGCTTTTGGAGGCTCCATCCGGCAGTGGCCGGATCAATTGACAGGACATTATCAACCCGGCAACCCGATATGCGGGGTTGATAAAAAAGCTCTTCCCTGGTCTTTTCCAACCTGGAAAGACAAAGTGCCTGTTGTCTTTCTTCCAGATGGCTGAAAAACAGAGTTTTTCAACCGCCTTGTTAAGGGTGGCAACCGCACCAGCCACACCCCGGCACACACTGTCACTGCTGCGGCTGCTCCCTTCCGGGCCTGACCGGGTTCACAGCTGAGTGTTGCGAGGGGACCGATACGGTCGCCATAAACTGAGTTCGTTCCGTCACCCTGTATGGCATCGGAACGGGGAGTGAATTATGACTGATTTACCGGGTCTTGGCCATCGAAAACCGCTACCCTGTCACGCCCCCCTGTTTTGGCCTGATAGAGCGCCCGATCAGCAGACTGGAACAGCTTCTTGCGCGTCTCCCCCCGGCTGGGAGTTACGCTGGCCACGCCGAAACTTGCGGTAATTCGTGGTTCTTCTTCCATGGGGTACAGGCTGCCAATGGCCTGGCGCATGGTCTCCGCGATGGTTCTGGCTTCTTCCAGCCCTCCTTTGAGCAGCAGGGAGAACTCCTCACCACCGATGCGCATAGGTCGGCCCCTGGCCTTGCATTCTTCACAGACCCTGAGCATGGTCCGGGCAATATCCTTGAGCACCTCATCGCCCCTGGGGTGTCCGTGACGATCGTTGTAAACCTTGAAATGATCCACATCCAGGAGAATCAGGCACACTTCGGCTCCCGTGGTTTCCGCCACCTGCCAGGTCTGTTCCATGTCCAGATCGAATTGGCGCCGGTTGCCAATGCCTGTCAGGGGATCGGTATAGGAATACCGGTGAAGTTTACGATTGGCGCTGCGTAGTTCATGCAACAGGGAATCATTGGCAAACTGCAGGCGGATGGCGCTGCTGATGATGTTCTCCTGCTGCTTCGAATAATAGAGATTAAGCAACAGAAACAGCAGCATCACCAGGGTGATAAGCGGGTACATCTCTCCCTGTTGACGGGAAAACTCCCAGACCAGGGGCAAAAATTCAGGAATGACAAAAGCGACGAAACAGGGGAAGTAGTAGGAATGTGAACCGAGGGCGCCAGACACCAGACCACCAAGAACAATGACCAGAAATGCAAAGCTGTGAGCATTTGCCGGGTCGAAAAACCAGATCCCCGCCATTCCCCACACAGAACCGGACGCAAACGCCCCCAACAGCAGAAACCACTTCAGTTGCGGATCCTTGCTCAGATCATCCGGCTGCCTCTTGAAGTACCAGGATACCAGCACGCGGCCAACTGACAATATGAACATGGCACCCAACCAGAGCATCATGATTCCCTGATCCACATGATGCCAGAACCCCCACCCCACCAGCCCTGCTGCCAGCAGACTGGCGGGCAGGACGACGGGCAAATGCCCCACCAGCAGCATGAACTGCTTGTGCCGTATTCGCTGATCCAATCCTATAACATCGACATCATTATCCATTTTCCTGCCAAATCCTTGTCCTTGTCCTTGTCCTCATGAAACCCCGGATTGACTTCCGGGCTTCATCTCATGGCTGAAATACTCCCTTTTTCTATTTTATCCTGTATTCATATGAAAAAGCCCTTCCAAGGCCTTTATCAGCCCGTCTCCCTGTACGGCAGTAAGGTTGCCGAAAAATGCCATTTTTCAACAACTGCTAGCCGGAAATCCGCACCGCATGCGCCATAGTGTACTCGATGGCCGGTTGCAGGCGTTTTACGCAATCACGTCCTTCGGCAATGGCTTCTTCCGCCCGGTGAAACTCCAGCAATCCGATGTGCGCCAGATAGGGTTCAATGAGAATATCGGGAGGATCGCCAGCCATGCGGCTGCGGGTGATTCGATCCTGGGTGATATTCACCGTACTGGCCAAAACGTCCATCATGCCCGGTGGTGTGGCTTCCCGGTTACCGGGAAACAGGTTGGCCGAGTAACTCTTTATGCTGCCCAGAATACCGTCCATGAAGCCGCTGCTGGCCGCGATATCATCTTTGTCGCTGTTCAGGTGCTTTCCCAGAATATCCGCATTCAGGTTGACGGCAATCACCACCTCGGCCCCCAGGGCATGGCACAAGGAAACGGGTACGGGATTGACCAGTCCGCCATCCACCAGCCAGCGGTTGTTATGCCGCACGGGGGCAAACAACCCCGGCAGTGCGATAGAGGTCATGATGGATTTCATCATCGGCCCCTCGGTGAACCATATCTCGCGGCCATTGCCCAGGTCGGTGGCCACACTCCCGTAACGCACTTCATAGTCTTCGATGAGGGCATCGTCCGGGGCAATATGCTGAGCCAGGAATTTTTGCAGCTTTTGGGTATCGATCAGACCCTTGCTGCCCCAGCCGATATCAAAGAAAGCCGCCACATCACGGCGTCGCAGGGAAAGCACCCAATCCTTGAGGCTCTGCAGGTTGTTGGCGGCCTGGGCGGCCCCCACGATGGAACCGATGGAGCAACCGGCAATCACATCCGGGCGCAAACCCAATTCATCGAGGGCCTGGATAATGCCGATATGAGACCAACCCCGGGCAGCGCCGCCGCCCAGGGCCAGGCCAATGCGCACATGATCAGGGTTCGATTTCGACAAGGGCTTCATCCGGGTTCACGGCATCGCCTTTCTGCACGAATACGCCTGCAACGGTGCCTCCAATGGGGGCCTGCACCTCTGTCTCCATTTTCATGGCCTCGGTGATGAGTACAGGCGCTCCGGCTTCAATACTGTCACCTTCCTTGACCAGCACCTCAACGATGGTGCCCGGCATGGAGGTAGTGACATGCCCCTCTTTGGTCGCCTTGGGCCGACGTCCGTTGATGGACTCCTGCACGGCTCCTTCAGCACCACCGGTCAGTACGATTTCATCCAGGGTTTCCACCACGGCTTCCTCGGGTACGCCGTCCACAGTCATGTAGAAATGCCGTTCCGGCTGGCCCTTGTGCCCTGCCCCGGTAATCTTGATGTGATAGGTCTCACCATGCAGCACGATATTGAATTCAGTGGGTGCGCTTTCCTGGGGACCATCTCCGGGAGGAGGCTCCAGTGGCTCCGGCTGCAAGGTGCCTGCGGCACGCTGCTCCAGGAACTGACGGCCAATTTCAGGAAACATGGCATAGGAGAGCACATCCTCATCAGATTTGGCCAGGTCGCCAATCTCCCTGCGCAGATGCTCGAGTTCCGGCGCCAGCAGATCTGCCGGGCGTACCTCGATGATATCCTGTTCACCCACGGCTTCCCGGCGCAACTTCTCGTTGACCTTTCCCGGCGCCTGGCCATAACCGCCCTGCAGATAGATTTTTACTTCGTTGGTGATGGTCTCATAGCGTTTACCCGTCAGTACGTTGAGCACCGCCTGAGTGCCTACAATCTGGGAGGTAGGCGTCACCAGGGGCGGATAACCCAGATCCTCGCGCACCCGGGGAATCTCCTCCATGACTTCATTCATGCGTCCCAGGGCGTTTTGTTCCTTGAGCTGATTGGCCAGGTTGGAAATCATCCCGCCGGGGATCTGATTCACCTGCACCCGGGTATCCACGCCGGTGAACTCGCTCTCGAACTGGTGGTACTTCTTGCGTACTTCATAAAAGTACATACCGATGTCCTGGAGCAGCTCCAGATCCAGGCCCGTATCGTATTCGGTGCCCCGCAGTCCCGCTACCAGGGATTCCGTGGGAGGATGGCTGGTGCCGCCGGCCCAGGAGGAAATGGCCGTATCCACCCGGTCGCAACCGTTCTCGATGGCCTTGAGATGACACATTTCCGCCAGACCCGCTGTGGCGTGGGAATGCAGCTGCAGGGGCAGATCCACGGCATCCTTGATGGCTTTGACCAACTCTTCCGTGGCATAGGGGGTGAGCAGCCCGGCCATGTCCTTGATGCAAATGCTGTCACAGTCCATTTCCGCCAGCTCCCTGGCCATCTTCACGAACCCCCTGGTGTCATGCACCGGGCTGACGGTGTAGCAGATGGTGCCCTGGGCATGCTTGCCTGCTTCCCTGGTGGCTTCGACTGCGGTGCGCAGGTTGCGAATGTCGTTCAAGGCATCGAAGATACGGAACACATCCATACCCTGCTCTGCCGCCTTGAGAATAAAGGCCCGCACCACATCATCTGCATAGTGGCGATAGCCGAGAAGATTCTGGCCCCGCACCAGCATCTGCAGGCGGGTATTGGGCAGGGCCTGACGCAGCTTGCTCAGGCGCTCCCAGGGATCTTCCTTCAGGAAACGCAGACAGGCGTCGTAGGTGGCGCCTCCCCAGCATTCCAGGGACCAGTAGCCTACCTTGTCCAGCTTGTCACAAATGGGCAACATGTCCTCGGTGCGCATGCGGGTGGCAATAAGAGACTGGTGCGCATCACGCAGGATGACATCGGTAATTTCTATCTTCGACATGGTTTTCTACCTTTACAAACCTGCATGAGCGGCTACCGCCACCGCCAGCGCGGCAGCCACATCGCTCTTGCACAGTTTTTCAGTGTATTCCGTCAATTCGGGATGATCTTCCACGAAAGAGGTGGTGAATTTGGCGGCGCGGAAACCCGGATGATGCATGATTTCCAGATAATAGGTCTTGGTGGTGCGTATGCCATGCACTTCCATATCCCGCAGGGCTCGCTCACCCCGGGCAATGGCATCTTCCCAGGTCAGGGCCCAGACAATGACCTTGGCAATCATGGAATCGAAATAGGGAGGAATCGTATAACCGGTATAAATGGCCGTATCCGTGCGCACGCCGGGGCCTCCAGGGGCATAGTAGCGGGAGATGCGACCAAAGCTGGGCAGAAAATTGTTCTTCGGATCTTCTGCGTTCACCCGGAACTGTATGGCATATCCCCGGCGCTGTATCTCGTGCTGCTTGAACCGCAACTTCAGACCCGCAGCCACGCGGATCTGCTCCTCGATGATATCCACCCCGGTAATGGTCTCGGAAATAGTGTGTTCCACCTGTACCCGGGTATTCATCTCCATGAAATAAAAACGGTCATTCTCATCCATGAGAAATTCCACGGTACCGGCGCTCTGATAACCCACGGCCTTGGCGGCAATCACTGCCAGGCCACCCAGGTATTGGCGCTGCCCCTCATCCAGTTGGGGCGAAGGGGCGATCTCGATAAGCTTTTGATTGCGGCGTTGTATGGAGCAGTCCCGCTCATACAGATGGATGCAGTTGCCATGGCTGTCAGCCAGCACCTGCAGCTCGATATGCCGGGGATTGACCACGCATTTTTCCATGAACACTTCCGCACGCCCAAATGCCTTGGTGGCCTCGGAGATCACCCGATCATAGTTCTTGCGCAGTTCCGCTTCCGTGTCACAACGGCGTATGCCCCGGCCTCCACCACCGGAGGTGGCCTTGAGCATCACCGGGTAGCCAATCCGCTGCGCCACTTCCAGGGCTTCATCCAGCCCGGACAGATTTTCCTCCGTACCCGGCGTGACCGGCACCCCGGCGGCGATCATGGCCTTGCGCGCTTCGGTTTTGTCACCCATGCGGCGAATGACATCGGCGGTGGGGCCAATGAAAGTGATCCCCCGGCGCTCACAGGCAGCAGCAAAATCGGCGTTTTCCGAAAGGAAGCCGTAACCGGGGTGAATCGCATCGCAACCGGCCTGCACGGCCAGATTCACGATGCGGTGGATATTCAGGTATCCCGCCACCGGATCTTCGCCGATGCTGTACGCCTCATCTGCCTTTTTTACGTGCAGACTGTACATGTCGGCTTCGGTATAAATGGCCACCGAGCGTATGCCCATCTCCGCGCAGGCACGGATCACCCTGACAGCAATCTCGCCCCGGTTGGCTACCAGTATCTTTCGCAACATGATTTAGGCTCCTTAATGGGGCGTTTTACCACCGATTCTGTCCATGAGGGCAAACAATACGCCGGAAATGACCAAGGTAGCATGAATCACCACCTTCCAGATCAGTTCCTGCTGCCCCACGGGCTCACCGACATTGACAAACAACTTCAGCAACTCGATACCGGAAATGGCCACGATGGAACCGATGAGTTTGATCTTGAGATCCGTAAAACCCACCTTACCCATCCAGTCCGGCCTGTCTTCATGGTCTGCCACGTCGATCCGGGATACGAAATTTTCATATCCCGCAAAAACGATGATCAACAGGAGATTGGCGACCAGCACCAGGTCAATGAGAGAAAGTATGCCCAACACCATTTCCGGTCCGGGTGCATGGTATATGGCGATGGGCACCAGATGGGCAAACTCTTTGAAGAACATTACCATCAACAGGCCAATAGCCAAAATCAGCCCGACATAAAACGGCGCCAACAGCCAGCGGGCGTTGAACATGAACAGTTCGAGCAGATGTTCCAGTTTCTTCATTATGGTCGTTTTCCCACACAAGTTTTTCAATTGTACCTGATTCCGAGCAGCGTCTGATCCTTGGGGATCAGCCGGCAGTACCTTTTACCGACAGAAACAGGCTGGTCTGATAAGCCAGAAAGACCGCCAGCAATACCAGCCCGGCCCAGCGCCTGATAATGCCATGACCCTTACGGCTGAAGCCTCTGGCTACAAGGTACAAAACCACAGAGAGTGCCAACATCAGGGGAAAATCACGATACAGAACAGCCTCTTCCACCTCTGTCGGCGCAATAGTCCCGGCGATACCCAGCACCGCCATGATATTGAACAGGTTGGAACCCACCACGTTGCCCACGGCAATATCATGCTCGTTCTTGCGTGCGGCCATAATCGACGCCGCCAGTTCCGGCAGGGAGGTACCAATGGCCACGATGGTGAGGCCAATCACCAGGTCACTCACCCCGTAATACTGGGCAATGCCCACCGCTCCCCACACCAACAGTTTGGAACTGCCCAGCAAAA
This sequence is a window from Thiolapillus brandeum. Protein-coding genes within it:
- a CDS encoding ArsC family reductase, whose amino-acid sequence is MIQLYGIPNCDTMRKARKWLQDHGIEYQFHDYKKLGIDEPRLREWMAKVGWETLLNRRGMMWRKLSQEQRDTIDEASALQLMTGIPSIIKRPVLVTEDGHIEVGFSEDRYKELFQQ
- the dapE gene encoding succinyl-diaminopimelate desuccinylase, which produces MSATLELAMALISRPSVTPEDAGCQALMMDRLSALGFDPEPLNFGDTQNFWARRGRQGPVFCFAGHTDVVPPGPEDAWHSPPFEPSIRDGQLYGRGAADMKGSLAAMITATEAFVSKHPDHKGSIAYLITSDEEGPATHGTVKVVETLEQRGEKMDWCLVGEPSSTQRLADVVKNGRRGSHGCRLRVKGIQGHVAYPHLARNPVHEALPALAELVAEEWDQGNEFFPPTTFQISNIHAGTGATNVIPGTLEVLFNFRFSTETTHQALEQRVEEILNRHDLDYDIEWTLSGPPFLTPGGALLDAARQAIRDIMGYATELSTSGGTSDGRFIAPTGAQVLELGPLNATIHKVNECVGVEDLEHLSRIYERLLELLLT
- a CDS encoding histidine triad nucleotide-binding protein codes for the protein MSNCIFCKIVSGDIPAEIIHENDDLLVFRDLNPQAPTHALVIPRRHIATLNDMQAEDAELIGKMHLAAKAVAEQEGIADAGYRTVFNCNAGAGQTVYHIHLHVLGGRPMSWPPG
- the recR gene encoding recombination mediator RecR; translation: MSQSSLLQQLMDSFCCLPGVGPKTAQRMAFHILERDREGGRRLAGILEQAVAHIGHCKRCRTLSEDELCRLCASEQRNDAQLCIVETPADVFAIEQATDYRGRYFVLGGRLSPLDGIGPAEIGLPQLASILAEGRVEELILATNPTVEGEATAQYIGDMAAEAGISATRIAHGVPLGGELEYVDGGTLAHAFLGRRRVGN
- a CDS encoding YbaB/EbfC family nucleoid-associated protein, whose translation is MKGGLGNLMKQAQKIQADMQKAQEELARAEITGESGGGLVKVTMNGKHEVRRVEIDDSLMGEDKEMLEDLVAAACNDAVHRIEEKTKDQMSGLTSGLNLPPGMKLPF
- the dnaX gene encoding DNA polymerase III subunit gamma/tau; the protein is MSYQVLARKWRPRSFDEMVGQEHVVRALSNALDNDRLHHAYLFTGTRGVGKTTLARILAKSLNCEQGISSTPCGECSICREVDEGRFADLLEVDAASRTKVDQTLELLENVPFAPIRGRYKVYLIDEVHMFSNSSFNALLKTLEEPPPHVKFLLATTDPQKVPVTVLSRCLQMNLKRLPLEQIRGQFEHVLGAEGVAWEPAALDLLARVADGSMRDGLSILDQAIAFGGGQVREEEVKAMLGVVAQDRLPGMLRRVADNDARGLLQDIDQAAQQSPDFSALLKDMLLLLHRVALYQVAPEAADAAWGDLQPIQALAQLLPAEDVQLFYEIALRGQRDLPLAPDPRSGFEMILLRMLAFRPGAPSSETRGSVPEPAVEAPGKSPAPPRPAPQPAPTQNQSAPSRPEAAPQAEIDLQNWHQVLPRLGLGGLSSQLAAHCTVKSWKNDELVLALSSGGAALAGSMAEKKLQAALESYLGRPLKMRIELEDRGEETPAQAAERKQREDQAMAVDAMQNDPMVKALEEGFHGELLVDSVKLNKE
- a CDS encoding GGDEF domain-containing protein, encoding MDNDVDVIGLDQRIRHKQFMLLVGHLPVVLPASLLAAGLVGWGFWHHVDQGIMMLWLGAMFILSVGRVLVSWYFKRQPDDLSKDPQLKWFLLLGAFASGSVWGMAGIWFFDPANAHSFAFLVIVLGGLVSGALGSHSYYFPCFVAFVIPEFLPLVWEFSRQQGEMYPLITLVMLLFLLLNLYYSKQQENIISSAIRLQFANDSLLHELRSANRKLHRYSYTDPLTGIGNRRQFDLDMEQTWQVAETTGAEVCLILLDVDHFKVYNDRHGHPRGDEVLKDIARTMLRVCEECKARGRPMRIGGEEFSLLLKGGLEEARTIAETMRQAIGSLYPMEEEPRITASFGVASVTPSRGETRKKLFQSADRALYQAKTGGRDRVAVFDGQDPVNQS
- the rssA gene encoding patatin-like phospholipase RssA, giving the protein MKPLSKSNPDHVRIGLALGGGAARGWSHIGIIQALDELGLRPDVIAGCSIGSIVGAAQAANNLQSLKDWVLSLRRRDVAAFFDIGWGSKGLIDTQKLQKFLAQHIAPDDALIEDYEVRYGSVATDLGNGREIWFTEGPMMKSIMTSIALPGLFAPVRHNNRWLVDGGLVNPVPVSLCHALGAEVVIAVNLNADILGKHLNSDKDDIAASSGFMDGILGSIKSYSANLFPGNREATPPGMMDVLASTVNITQDRITRSRMAGDPPDILIEPYLAHIGLLEFHRAEEAIAEGRDCVKRLQPAIEYTMAHAVRISG